From Chlamydia avium 10DC88:
ACCCTTGTCAGTCATTACGGGTATTGTACCCATGTACACTTCTTCTTCTTTAATTCCAGTTTCATCAGTCAGACGAAAACGAACTTTTAAAGTTACATTATAGGTGATACCCCTACGAATGCACTCTTCTGGAGAATATTTAGGTACACCTAAATTGTACGAGAGATACTCTAAAATAGTGGCTTCATTATAAGATTTAATGGGGAATATTTCCCGGAAGACTTCTTCCAAACCAATATTTTCGCGCTCCTCCGCCAGTTTATCCATCTGAAGAAATTGCTTATAAGACTTAATTTGAACTTCAATAAGATTGGGAAGATCTAAAATATCTTCTTTTTTTTTGACGCTAACCCGTTCTGGGCATTTGAACATGCGAGCTCTCCTAGTAGAATTTATTATGATGCAAAAAAGCTCCCCTTAAAAAGACCTACGTATACTTAGAGAGGGAATATTACGATTGTACACAACGATAAAAAAGAAAAGAAAAATCTTATATTTATAGGATTTTTCTTTCCTAAAGAACATTACAATCCCTTAAATGAAGCCTTAGCTCCTGCTTCTTGCAATTTCTTTACAGTCTCTTCAGCATCAGACTTAGAAGTCTTTTCTTTAACAGTTTTAGGCAAGCCTTCTGTCATTTCTTTAGCTTCTTTCAAAGCCAATCCAGTAACTTCTCGAACTACTTTTAAAACACCTATTTTCTTATCAGCAGGAAGATCTTCTAAAATCACAGCAAATTCTGTGGGTTCAGCTGCAGCAGTCTCTCCACCACCAACATTGCCAGCAGCAACAGCCATCATAGGAGCAGCGGCTGTAACTCCCCATTTCTCTTCTAATACTTTCTTTAAATTAGCTAATTCTATGACCGTTAAATTACTTAACGCCTCTACTAGTTGCTCTAAATTTTGTGTTGTCACTTTCGTCCCCTTTTACCTACTTAAGAGTTTTAACATTCTTCTTAGTTTTTCTCTAACTTCTGTTGAACACAGGAAATGACTCCTGAGAGAGCTGAGTTCATAATTCCAACAACTTGAGACATTGGAGAAGCTAATAATCCTACAAATTGTTGTCTAAGCTCTTTCATTGATGGCAATTTAGCTATAGCTTCAACTTCTTTCCCAGATAAAGAAGCATTATCAATACGTCCAGCAAGAAAAACTAGAGTATCCTCGTGCTTCTTATTAAAATCTAGCACCTGCTTCGCAGCTGAAACTGGATCACTGTAAGAAAATACGACTCCCAAATGACCATCTGTGTCAGAAAAATCTATATTGAAACCGGCATTTTCTACAGCTTTGAAGAAAATGCGCTTTTTTAACACTTCAAATTCAGCAGAAACCCCAGAAAGCGCATTGCGAAACTCTCTAGAATATGCCGCTGTCAATCCAAGATACCTCAACAAAATAAAACCTTGGGATGCAGAAACCTTTTCTTCTATCTCTTGAAGGAGTAACTTCTTTTCGTCTTTCATTTTCCCCCTTGAATTAAGATGCCATTAATTCCCTAGTATCTATAGAAATACCAGGCCCCATAGTTGAGGAAACAGTAAACGACACCAAATACTGTCCTCTTGCTGTCGACGGCTTAGCTTTAATTAAAGCAGAACATAATGCTTCTATATTTTCTTTAATATGTAAATTATCAAATGACAGTTTCCCAACACCAGCGTTGCATACACCAGAGCGATCCGCCTTAAACTCTATTTTCCCTTTGCGCAATTCTGCAATTGCTTTAGCAACATCTACTGTTACTGTTCCAGCTTTAGGTGTCGGCATAAGATTCCTAGGACCCAAAACCTTTCCAAGCCTACCAATTTCTCGCATCATATCAGGAGTAGCTACGGCAACATCAAAATCTACCCATCCCCCCTGAACTTTCTCTACAAGATCACTACTACCGACAAAATCCGCCCCAGCATTGATAGCCTCTTTAGCTTTATCCCCAGCAGCAAACACAAGAATTCTTAAAGTTTTTCCTGTGCCATGAGGTAAAGAAACAGACCCACGAATTTGCTGATCACTTTTCTTAGAATCTATTCCTAACTTGATAGACACATCAATAGTTTGATCAAACTTGACTTTAGGACACTGCTTTAAAATATCTATAGCTTCTTCCAAAGAATATGACCTGGTAAAATCATATTTCTTTAAGATGCTTCGTATACGCTTTCCATGTTTTGCCATAATTATGCGACTCTTTAATTTACTCGATGTCTATACCCATACTTCGGGCAGTTCCTTCCACCATACGCTTTGCGGAATCCAAACTGACGACATCCATATCTTTCATTTTTTGTTCAGCAATAGCCTGAACTTGCTCCTGAGTTAACTTTCCAACTTTGTTCCTATTAGGAATCTTTGAACCAAATTCCAAATTTAAAACTTTTTTAATCAAAGAAGACACAGGAGGTTGTTTAGTTATAAAAGAAAAAGTTTTATCTGAATAAACAGTAATAACCACTGGCAATAAATCTCCGGGACGATTTTGCGTAGCAGCATTAAACTCTTTACAGAATCCCATAATATTTACACCAGCAGCTCCTAAAGCGGGTCCTATTGGTGGTGCAGGATTTGCTTTCCCTGCAGGAATTTGCAATTTAATTAACTTAATTACTTTTTTATTCGACATACTAAACCTTATTCTATCTTGAGTCTCCTATGAATTATGAGGAGGAAACGAAAAACCAAAATTATAAGAAGATGGAGAATAAGAATACATAAAATTTCTCATTCTTGCCCTTCAGCCACCTCTTCTACTTGCCAAAACTCTAAATCATCCACACGGGTTTCCCTTCCGAAGATAGAGACCATAACACTTAAACGGCCCTTATCATGAAATACTTCAGAAACCACTCCAATAAAGTTAACAAAGACACCGTCATTAATTTTAACTCTGGAACCAACTTCAAATTTATGTTTCTGGACAACACCCGCTTTCTTCTCTTCAATATCTTTTAAAATACTTCTTACTTCGTCTTCAGAAAGCGCAACAGGAGTTCCACCACCCAAGAACTCAACAACTCCAGGATTATTTTTTACGTACAACCAAGATTCATCTGTTAAATGCATTTTTACTAACAAATATCCAGGCCAAATTAGCTTTTCTACAACCTTATACTCGCCTTTCTTCACCTCCATGACATTTTCTATAGGTAAGACAACCTCCTGTATAAAATCAGCCATGCCAGACGAATTTTTAAAATCCTCTAAGGATTTTTTTACCTTCTTTTCTTGAGCTGTAAAAACTTGAATAACGTACCACTTAAACATGCAATTAACCAAATAAAAAACCCGCTACACTACTTAACCAAGAAAGTAGTTTACGCAAAACCAGATCTACACAATATATGGAAAAGCCGAAACCAAAAATACTTGCCACAATAATCTTTACGTACCTTGCCAGGTCACGTTTATGCACCCATTCAATTTTTTTAATTTCATCTAGAAAGCCTGTCTGCACTAGCTTTTTGGCTTTAGTCATTTTCTTCGAGATAGTCTCTTGACGGTTACGTTGCTTCATAAATGAATTTTTAGATCAATAAATTAAGCCTGTACGGGTGCGAAGGGAGTCGAACCCCCGACCGGCGGCTTTGGAGGCCACTGCTCTACCAACTAAGCTACACACCC
This genomic window contains:
- the secE gene encoding preprotein translocase subunit SecE, whose amino-acid sequence is MKQRNRQETISKKMTKAKKLVQTGFLDEIKKIEWVHKRDLARYVKIIVASIFGFGFSIYCVDLVLRKLLSWLSSVAGFLFG
- the rplJ gene encoding 50S ribosomal protein L10, with amino-acid sequence MKDEKKLLLQEIEEKVSASQGFILLRYLGLTAAYSREFRNALSGVSAEFEVLKKRIFFKAVENAGFNIDFSDTDGHLGVVFSYSDPVSAAKQVLDFNKKHEDTLVFLAGRIDNASLSGKEVEAIAKLPSMKELRQQFVGLLASPMSQVVGIMNSALSGVISCVQQKLEKN
- the rplL gene encoding 50S ribosomal protein L7/L12, whose translation is MTTQNLEQLVEALSNLTVIELANLKKVLEEKWGVTAAAPMMAVAAGNVGGGETAAAEPTEFAVILEDLPADKKIGVLKVVREVTGLALKEAKEMTEGLPKTVKEKTSKSDAEETVKKLQEAGAKASFKGL
- the rplA gene encoding 50S ribosomal protein L1; the encoded protein is MAKHGKRIRSILKKYDFTRSYSLEEAIDILKQCPKVKFDQTIDVSIKLGIDSKKSDQQIRGSVSLPHGTGKTLRILVFAAGDKAKEAINAGADFVGSSDLVEKVQGGWVDFDVAVATPDMMREIGRLGKVLGPRNLMPTPKAGTVTVDVAKAIAELRKGKIEFKADRSGVCNAGVGKLSFDNLHIKENIEALCSALIKAKPSTARGQYLVSFTVSSTMGPGISIDTRELMAS
- the nusG gene encoding transcription termination/antitermination protein NusG, with translation MFKWYVIQVFTAQEKKVKKSLEDFKNSSGMADFIQEVVLPIENVMEVKKGEYKVVEKLIWPGYLLVKMHLTDESWLYVKNNPGVVEFLGGGTPVALSEDEVRSILKDIEEKKAGVVQKHKFEVGSRVKINDGVFVNFIGVVSEVFHDKGRLSVMVSIFGRETRVDDLEFWQVEEVAEGQE
- the rplK gene encoding 50S ribosomal protein L11, with translation MSNKKVIKLIKLQIPAGKANPAPPIGPALGAAGVNIMGFCKEFNAATQNRPGDLLPVVITVYSDKTFSFITKQPPVSSLIKKVLNLEFGSKIPNRNKVGKLTQEQVQAIAEQKMKDMDVVSLDSAKRMVEGTARSMGIDIE